caatcaggcatccctgcaagcagctgatcggtgttgacaaacgagggggaaccaactagtaaattaacttttacataacacaaggggtgtaccgatagtaaatagttcgcgcagtataatataggtggaactagtgcatcacgaaaaaatattttttataagaatttactcatactgtcatgtctgttagtctgtggtatagtTTTATATGACTTTATTTAATAATGCTCCAACCAGCTACTGTAATAAATGTACGAAttcaaaagtttaattttgtgtCAGCCCAATTGAATTATTCTAATCCACATTTAGAGTAGCTCTATCTTCTATGGAACATAACATCATTTTTGtcttacctaatataccagaaATACATTGTGGCATTGTTAAATGTAAATAATCTACTCATTGCTTATCGTGTATATTGAATTTATGAATAGTCCAGACCAATTCAGTCTCGGATTAACGCTATACGTTCGATATAATATTTAATTATTAGTTTGTCGAATAGATAAACTACATTATTATGTCCCAACTTTACAGCATACACTAGGATAATTTTTAACTTGTTACAAACCGGTACAACAAACTGTTGGgatttttaaattctgaaaaatgaaacaaatgtgAATTATAttatgaagaaaaattcatcacTTACCCAAATACAGCTATAGCTCAATTGAATAAAGCGGCAGCTCTTCTCTAAAATATAATCAAATCCattatgattaaattataatcaaatccATTATGATTAacattcatgtttttttttctgtcgatAAAACAGTTGGATGAGCACgcccaaataatttggaacagTATTTTGCTGCGAAACGATAACAGGACAATACTATAAATGGTTCGAGTGGTAATTGTGAATCAGAAAACCTAAAGTATATATCCTTTGGTATTGGAACTGTGGGGATGTTTCACTGAGCGAGAGTAATACTGAAATGGATTATATGCAAACCGTTTCTTTTTGTCGTTTTCACTAAAAGTGCACTGAATTACCCgaaattctccttcaaaagtgaATGTTGAAAGATGGTTTATAAACCGTTCAACAAAAACTAAACAACTTTTAAAGCCTAAGTGACATCACAATGAGGTTACCTACATCGAATTTTTCTGTCAACTTAGAGAATTATAATAATGTTacaaatttaattcaatgaacAACGTTTCGTCATATTATAGAGTACAGATAATGACTGATtttttatatgttgtaatatagatTTATGATAGAATCATCTGGCACTTCTGCATTGTAGTGAAATTTCGTGTAGTTTAGagtgaaaaacaattttgaaataggaaagaaaatcaattttggttataaatagaatgactaaattgaccgtcttaaagGAAacacttagagcaaattcagcagctgcaagattcatatgggtggtctataatgtaaatgaaactgaaacaaacgtatcaccagcaatccgttttagttttatttattcgaccagttctactgtcaaatttaaaactggtatacattgccgttctattttttctatatttgaaacacagataaaacggtgctggggctgccagtttattttgttataatttctagatttaaattttaaaactgatttaaattatgcatttagaactagaacactcctgaatatgcccttatggTCTAAAAGCATGCATAATGAGTGTGTTTTATCAGCAAacaaaaaatgtcgtaaacccCCTGAACTCAATCAgttaaaatattccttattttATATGTCGGTTGAAATTTTACGCAGCTTGTTTTGACACTGAATTTCACTTTAATGCTATATCGTTTTGGGAtacttaaattttgaattatttgtgattatctcatgttactgaaaattttatcataaatagcTGGCTATTTCTGTACAGTGTATAAACAGTCATGTTACTCTCATATTTTTATCAATGGGTTTACGAGTGCCTTGACAAATGACAGCACAGATGTGCAACTAAACATGCTTGTATGTTGAAAATATGTTAAATCCGTAGCCAGCGCCGGAGAAGTTTCTTTCGTAGTCTTCAACCCaattaatttgaaaacaatACCGAAATGAGCTCTGCTCTTTTTTTCCGCTTCAAGCTAGTTCTGCAGCATCTGGAACAACTTTTGCCTGGTTTATTGGGTCGTTTTCCACCGCCAGGTAAGTTGCGTTGTTTTGAATATATTTACGTAACTAAACGTTGTTTGCTGTGGTAGGTTCTATGGCCCTAATCGGTATAGAAGGAAACAAGCTACCGGTACCGGATAGTAAAGCATTTAATTTGAAAGATTTGATTGGCAACGGGATTTTATGGGCCGTACCCAAACACCGTCGGACGGTCGAAAAACGGTTAAAGCGAAAGTACGGAAGTCCAGAATACAAGCTGAAAATCTTTGTTCCCAAAAAGCATTTACGCATTTGTCATACCTGCGGCGGTGATCAGGAGGTTGGTGTATTGTGCCCGAACTGCTACAAAAAGGTGCGTCAGGAAACGGAACTGATTCAGGAGAAAATTCAGGCGCAGCTTGGTTTGGATCCTGTTGACAAAGAAGTTGTCGTTTTATACGACCGAGAGCGAGATGATCAGCCTGAAGAATTTTGGATGGGCAAGCGAATCGTTGAAATGGAGAAAACTCGACCGACTTGGTTCGGCAAAAATTTACTACAACGCAGTACAGAACAGCAGACGGAAGAAATCAAACCTGATGTGGAAAAATTGGGCTAAAATATATAATTATTAGCTAAATAGAACAATAGCATCTAGCTTTATTTACAAttgtttagttttatttatttacatctaGAGCCATTCCATCCTGTTCCAGAGAATGAAACTGCTCTTGGATCGATGTTTACTTCAAATTAGGTGGTGTTAATCCATCGACTTTAAGAATCCCATACCTAAGACTTAAAGGCGCAAGgtccatttttttatttcttggtTCGATATAACTGCATGAAACAGCTAGAGACATTTCCGGTATTTTGTTACGGTTCGTTTCGACAAATAATTGAAATTCGCCGTCCTTTATCAACTTTCCTATCTTTAAAGACAGATTCGTCTCCAACCAGTATTTCGTGggtaaacttatatcgagctgAATCTCTGAAAAACAAAGAAATTCTCTTCCATTCGTTTCATTGtacaaataataatattcaGTTTACTTCATAATATAGAGTGATCTCCGTGATAGTAAAATATCTGCCCAATATTTACTGTCCCGACTGGTAGCAAAAATTTGCCGGTAATCCTCATTGGTTTGCTCCTCGTCGTTGGTTCTGACCAGTCTCATTACGGCGTCTGTTAAAAGGCTAACCCCAGCAATTGTTGAACCGCAAAActaaaacagctgagctatagtTAAAAGATTgctcgaaaaaaaacattttcacgtTCACCTTACCCTAACACTATCCACGTGTGGTTTGATGACACCTTCTTTGGTCAAATCTAACACATGAATGTACGGTAATGTTTCTCCGTTAAAAGCCATTTGTTTCAGTCGGTCGAATATGATCCGATTAGCGGGATACCAGTGTTTTCGTTCCGTCTCTCGGTAACCATGGATGGCATCATCCCAGTGGTCCAACTCATACCGTATGCGTTTGAGACATGGTTCTAATTCTTCCAACAGTGTTTTCTCTTCTGTTTCAGTGATAAAATTAGGAATAACGGTCATGTCTGCAAGGAAGCTTGATCGATCATCTACCGGCCATGTGCCATGTAGAGTTAGGTAGGGCGGGATACATTCTACAATTGAAAAAGGCTAATTTTTGTTCCTAAAACTACAAATAACCGGTGCTTACGTAGTTGATTTGCTGCAATGTTCGACGAATCCTGAACACTATTTACATAACACCGATTTTTAAGAGACGACCGTCCGGCGGCTAACTGTTTAACTTTGCTTGCCAGTCGACACATAAATTGCTTGTGAAACATTTGAGCTAACAGAATTGATTCAAAGGTATGTAATTTTAGGTAGAATACTGAAGGAGTttaacaaagcaaaatgaaaacaGCATACTTTTCCGATTTTCGTACTTCAAATCTACTGCACTGTCGATTATGAAAAAGGGCGAATGCTTTCATCGAAACAAGGATGCCAGGTCTTTTTTCATGAAGCTGTTTTCGATCCAAAATTGAGTGTCTACCAAATTTGTGTCCATACTTCCCATGGGCGATCTAACATTGTGTTTCACAGCTAGAGGCGTACGCATGCGAGGGTGATTCGCAAGTTTctctgtcaaaatacaaagaaaatcaaATTTCCATTAGTAAACTTGTAACTTATTTACAACGTTATTTGTTCaagcgaaaagttaattttagtgttagaaaaatcattttccacctctgttatttttgcagcacccaaaattcaatgaaaattttcagttaggcacaaatctccaaatatcaaggggaacgtgccatttgagccaatttgttctgattctgattccagGTAAAATTAGTTTTGCGTTAGATTGCCAATAAGTTGATGATGCctcacgcagagaaatggagcttgtttgaaataacaaaataatcagtagatttttaaatatatgtaTTGATTTTaaactagaatatgattgttttgaaccgattTCTCCCTTCTACACCAATAATTATATCTGTATATAATCCTGTTCCTCATTAACGAAAAATTTGTTTCGGTTGAATTTATTGTTTattacacacacaaaaaaatattgCGCTTAAAAATGACCTACTTTGCTTTTAAATTAAACgtataaattttcgaaataacagTGATACAACTTTTGAGCAAACAAGGAACACAGACTTGGTGCAGTGTATATTTACACAAAAGTGGCTGAATTTCTTTATGCGTTCGTTTCGAATAATCTattgttttgatgccaaacgatgAAAAATTTGTATGTCGTAAAATAGTGTGCAAATGTCAGAAACCATTGCTGAATGAAGATATTTTTAAGTAAGTTTATGTCTAAATAAATCgtcctgggttggcggttcaatccatagggcactggtctaacaaaccagttatcgtatgttcgagccccgacctggaaggattcgtatagTGTCAGCAGgaccgtagcaccagccatgcaatggttctgtacactctgaatcggctgcaaagtctattgaaacagaaagtcaaattccactacaggaatgtaataccaaggctttttatGTCGAatgaattgtttgttttattggaCTCAGTCCATCGTAAAAATGGAGTATAGCTAAAATATCAACATCCAATTTTGCCTGCGGATCATCTCAAACGGCTTCAGTCTTTGAATGAAATGGTAACCAAAATTGGTAATGGTTCTGTTCCGTTTGTACTACGGAAGCATTTAGCTATTAGAATCAGAAAATGCTTCTTTCGTTTCCTTGGGGCTTTTCACAATACAAGTGTATGTATGAATAATACAAAATATTACTAAACTTGTTtaacattacataacacgttttttacaaaataaatttgatGCAGGATCTTTATCTGAAGCAGGATTCTTATCTGTAGGGTTTATAAAAATTAATATACCAGGAGCTTGAGATTTTGGCATGTGAAAAATTGCCCAACTGCTGTTCAAAGCATTTAACAATTTGAAAATGGATAAAAAccgaaattaaatttaatttaaaaatgacCTTTACAATTAGTTTGAACGAAACCTTTTTTTCTTAAAgacaacaaaaatgtatgattttaacaaacatgaAATGCTAGCCATTTTATGTGATTtatatcttatcatttatttcaattcCAGAGTTTATAAATCAAAAGCTTAAAAAGCCAAAAGAGTTTATAAATCAAGAGTTTACCTTAATCAAAAGTTAGTTTATTTTATACTGATTTTTCAAGTTAaatttactatgaaattgtttgtcaagcaattgttttttttttgttttaattatagaggttttaatcttaaggtcattcacctcttcgggccagaaaaactttctgttcctatgtgcggggttaggaatcgaacccggatGGGCAGTGTTGAAagccatcgacttacccatcacgctatacccgtcccctcaaGCAATTGTTATTTATATCAAAATATCGATTGAAACTAATTCTCTGATAAAATCGTATATCTACTCTTTAGTTTCGATCAACAATATTTGCAGTATCAAACCAAATTTTCTGTTGTCactgtttcaacaaacaaaatcgTTGCGTGgaaccaaaattttgtttttttttcaaatatttttctctgcgtgttccAGATTCTGACACTTTATAATAGCCCTTCAGGAACGCATGTTAAACCTTCTATCTGATTCTGTATATAGAGAATTTTCATTACGACCTAAGTGAAAATGACAGCTTTTtttcgtttactttctctttcaattattacggaatAGTCCTGTATTTTTCGATAATTTCATCTGTGCAGTTTTAGTTTCTATTCTCTGCAAATAGTTAGAAACAAGGTCTGCTAaatgtaccgtaataatcggtgATATAAAGATTTATTACATCAGTTTCAACCAATCGTGACCTGGTTCGATATTGGTTCAAAAGTGAGGACAAAGCCGACAAAGCGTGTCCAACGTTCAACTGAACTATTTCCAAAGTACGGCGCATGGAATAGAATCTAATTTTCGATCGTTGTTTTATTGCTGTGAGAAAAGCGCAACCAAATATACGTTTCCTCGATGATCCAGTGAATGTGGTGTAGAACTTCGATTAAGAATCAAACAATGGAAAGGGTTTCCTTGTTTGCATTGCTTCTAACAGCACTTGCTCTGGTTTTAGTTATTAGCACAAACGCAAAATCAGGTGAGTGTGAAGATAAGATTAGAAAAATTGTATCACATGTTAATGAGAAGTTCTTTTTTGTAGCAGCTAACAACATAGCGTCAATAAGACGCGTTATAGTAGATGTAGATGCTGGTCCCGATGATGCATGGGCTGTGTACCATCTGCTAGAAACACCCGACGTACATATCGAAGCAATCAGCTGCGTCCGAGGGAACACTAATGTGACCAATGTCGGCCGAAATGTGCTGAGGATATTGACTGCTGT
This genomic window from Malaya genurostris strain Urasoe2022 chromosome 1, Malgen_1.1, whole genome shotgun sequence contains:
- the LOC131426573 gene encoding large ribosomal subunit protein bL32m, with amino-acid sequence MSSALFFRFKLVLQHLEQLLPGLLGRFPPPGSMALIGIEGNKLPVPDSKAFNLKDLIGNGILWAVPKHRRTVEKRLKRKYGSPEYKLKIFVPKKHLRICHTCGGDQEVGVLCPNCYKKVRQETELIQEKIQAQLGLDPVDKEVVVLYDRERDDQPEEFWMGKRIVEMEKTRPTWFGKNLLQRSTEQQTEEIKPDVEKLG
- the LOC131426572 gene encoding alpha-ketoglutarate-dependent dioxygenase alkB homolog 7, mitochondrial, with protein sequence MFHKQFMCRLASKVKQLAAGRSSLKNRCYVNSVQDSSNIAANQLQCIPPYLTLHGTWPVDDRSSFLADMTVIPNFITETEEKTLLEELEPCLKRIRYELDHWDDAIHGYRETERKHWYPANRIIFDRLKQMAFNGETLPYIHVLDLTKEGVIKPHVDSVRFCGSTIAGVSLLTDAVMRLVRTNDEEQTNEDYRQIFATSRDSKYWADILLSRRSLYIMKDSARYKFTHEILVGDESVFKDRKVDKGRRISIICRNEP